The following coding sequences are from one Dreissena polymorpha isolate Duluth1 chromosome 8, UMN_Dpol_1.0, whole genome shotgun sequence window:
- the LOC127840333 gene encoding uncharacterized protein LOC127840333, translated as MTSIDAAFTERGTGPYTLALKVKVVAVKPAEVYRKDGEEKRVMNFAMSDGITTAKGICYDPAKFCKLQVGNTLVVRNSIRRTEDEVRVLILTSTSKVLMSAPLQVPSQHVQEGERLLNPPPAEIVAIKTALTSPANKRVSISGKVTQEDEPREVQVQGGMVPIKTITVMDDSSKTQVTLWRDAVQSDVRPGDHVTITDVIVNSYQNVLSLSTTARSKIQKTEAPLVQSIVTVEAIGVSDGVAECFCNNGEIVNMPAELLQQTLEEDGLVMPDIEMATATAPIDLQLVSKGSEVVSVIKL; from the exons ATGACAAGTATCGATGCCGCTTTCACTGAACGGGGCACTGGGCCATACACTTTGGCTTTAAAGGTCAAGGTTGTTGCGGTTAAGCCTGCAGAAGTATACAGGAAGGATGGCGAAGAGAAAAGAGTCATGAACTTTGCCATGAGTGACGGCATTACCACGGCAAAAGGGATCTGCTACGACCCGGCAAAGTTTTGTAAATTGCAG GTGGGCAACACTTTGGTTGTGCGAAACAGCATTCGCCGAACAGAGGATGAGGTGAGAGTCCTCATCTTGACGAGCACATCGAAGGTGCTCATGTCGGCACCCCTTCAGGTGCCTTCACAACATGTGCAGGAGGGTGAGAGGCTTCTGAATCCACCACCGGCAGAGATTGTTGCAATAAAAACTGCACTAACTTCACCTGCAAATAAACGGGTCTCCATAAGTGGGAAAGTCACTCAG GAAGACGAACCGAGAGAGGTGCAGGTCCAAGGTGGAATGGTCCCCATCAAGACCATCACTGTCATGGATGACAGTTCAAAGACACAGGTCACTCTCTGGCGTGATGCCGTTCAAAGTGATGTGAGGCCTGGTGACCATGTGACGATCACCGATGTGATCGTCAACAGCTATCAGAATGTCCTGTCACTGTCCACAACTGCGAGGTCGAAAATCCAA aAAACAGAAGCTCCCCTTGTACAGTCTATCGTCACTGTGGAGGCAATCGGTGTGAGCGACGGAGTTGCTGAATGTTTTTGTAACAACGGAGAAATTGTAAACATGCCTGCTGAACTTCTCCAGCAGACATTGGAGGAGGATGGACTTGTAATGCCTGACATCGAGATGGCCACTGCAACTGCTCCAATTGACCTGCAGTTGGTCTCCAAGGGCTCTGAAGTTGTGAGCGTCATCAAATTGTAG